The Listeria monocytogenes genome window below encodes:
- a CDS encoding CtsR family transcriptional regulator — MKNISDIIEAYLKQVLESSEAVEIKRSEIADKFECVPSQINYVINTRFTMERGYIVESKRGGGGYIRIIKVKMNDKLQLLEAIISMVHDKKVSQSFSEDVILRLLEEEVITKKEARLMVAALDREVLILPLPDRDILRSRILEAMLVALKYD, encoded by the coding sequence ATGAAAAATATTTCTGATATTATAGAAGCTTATTTGAAACAAGTTTTGGAGTCTAGTGAAGCAGTTGAAATTAAAAGAAGTGAAATTGCAGATAAATTTGAATGTGTACCTTCACAAATTAACTATGTAATAAACACTAGATTCACAATGGAACGAGGATATATTGTTGAAAGTAAACGCGGTGGCGGTGGATATATTCGAATTATTAAAGTGAAAATGAATGATAAACTTCAATTGTTAGAAGCTATTATTTCAATGGTTCATGATAAAAAGGTCTCTCAATCGTTTTCTGAAGATGTTATTTTAAGGTTGCTTGAAGAAGAAGTAATAACGAAAAAAGAAGCAAGATTGATGGTTGCGGCTTTAGATCGTGAAGTTTTAATTTTACCTTTACCGGATAGAGATATTTTGAGAAGTAGGATTTTAGAGGCGATGTTGGTTGCTTTGAAATATGATTAA
- a CDS encoding UvrB/UvrC motif-containing protein, with protein sequence MICQRCGENKAVIALQQLNEAGKVESLYLCEDCATEKALSSEKDLVKAMDTFSEVALDFLTLLQKEENAQKEIVCGNCQLSFEEFLQTNRVGCSECYEAFKEQLVPIIGRVQNGYKNHVGKVPTEIERAEGIQNEISHLQEKLAQLVKNEEFEEAAIVRDEIKALRAGGEDE encoded by the coding sequence ATGATTTGTCAAAGATGTGGAGAAAATAAAGCTGTTATTGCTTTGCAACAATTAAATGAGGCTGGGAAAGTGGAATCATTGTATCTATGTGAGGATTGCGCAACGGAGAAGGCTCTCTCTTCCGAAAAAGATCTAGTTAAAGCGATGGACACTTTTAGTGAAGTGGCTCTGGATTTCTTGACGCTTTTGCAAAAAGAAGAAAATGCGCAGAAAGAGATCGTTTGTGGTAATTGTCAACTTAGTTTTGAAGAGTTTCTACAAACTAATCGAGTTGGATGTTCGGAGTGCTATGAGGCTTTTAAAGAGCAATTAGTGCCAATTATTGGTCGTGTTCAGAATGGGTATAAAAATCATGTTGGTAAGGTTCCTACTGAGATTGAACGTGCAGAAGGTATCCAAAATGAAATTAGTCACTTACAAGAAAAGTTAGCACAACTAGTTAAAAATGAAGAATTTGAGGAAGCTGCCATTGTTCGAGATGAAATTAAAGCTTTGAGGGCTGGGGGTGAGGATGAATGA
- a CDS encoding protein arginine kinase, whose product MNVFEPRLSSWLENAGDDDDVVLSSRIRLARNLKDEQFPIYEQKEEIVDKIADAFDDNFTLFKMNQISHLEKALLVEKHLISPYMMNKSEYGAVLLNEEENVSIMLNEEDHLRIQCMTPGLRLFDALEAALQIDGYVEEKLSYAFDKQFGYLTSCVTNIGTGMRASVMVHLPGLVTTKRIKSVIEAIRSLGFVVRGIYGEGSLPASSIFQVSNQVTLGKTETEIVEDLTQVMEQIIMQERIARTTLKQKFHIALEDRVFRSYGLLMNCRIISMREASDAISDVRLGVELGFFEHISRQKMNELVLFSQPAFLRREAGRDMDELEEKVIRAKVIREILGDK is encoded by the coding sequence ATGAATGTATTTGAGCCGCGGCTTAGTTCTTGGTTAGAAAATGCTGGTGATGACGATGATGTTGTGTTAAGTTCACGCATTAGGCTTGCTAGAAATTTGAAGGATGAACAGTTTCCGATTTATGAGCAAAAGGAAGAAATTGTTGATAAAATTGCAGATGCTTTTGATGATAATTTTACTTTGTTTAAAATGAATCAGATTTCTCATTTGGAAAAGGCTCTTTTGGTAGAAAAGCATTTGATTAGTCCTTATATGATGAATAAGAGTGAGTATGGGGCTGTTCTTTTAAATGAAGAAGAGAATGTGAGTATTATGTTAAATGAGGAAGATCATTTGCGGATTCAGTGTATGACACCTGGGTTAAGGTTGTTTGATGCCTTAGAAGCGGCGCTGCAAATTGATGGTTATGTGGAAGAGAAGTTGAGCTATGCTTTTGATAAACAATTTGGATATTTGACGAGTTGTGTGACGAATATTGGAACGGGGATGCGTGCTTCTGTAATGGTTCATTTACCAGGACTTGTGACGACGAAAAGAATTAAAAGTGTGATTGAAGCGATTAGGAGTCTTGGTTTTGTGGTAAGAGGTATATACGGGGAAGGTAGTCTGCCAGCAAGTAGTATTTTTCAGGTCTCCAATCAAGTGACTTTGGGTAAAACGGAAACAGAAATTGTGGAAGATTTAACGCAAGTCATGGAACAAATTATTATGCAGGAACGTATAGCAAGAACTACTTTGAAGCAAAAATTTCATATTGCGCTGGAAGATAGAGTTTTTAGGTCATATGGTTTACTGATGAATTGTCGAATTATTTCCATGCGAGAAGCTTCAGACGCTATATCTGATGTTAGGCTTGGAGTCGAATTAGGATTTTTCGAGCATATTTCTCGCCAAAAAATGAATGAATTGGTACTATTCTCGCAACCAGCTTTTTTGAGAAGGGAAGCAGGACGAGATATGGATGAATTAGAAGAGAAAGTAATACGGGCCAAAGTGATTCGCGAGATTTTGGGCGATAAATGA
- a CDS encoding ATP-dependent Clp protease ATP-binding subunit, which produces MMFGRFTQRAQKVLALSQEEAMRLNHSNLGTEHILLGLVREGEGIAAKALYELGISSEKVQQEVEGLIGHGEKAVTTIQYTPRAKKVIELSMDEARKLGHTYVGTEHILLGLIREGEGVAARVLSNLGISLNKARQQVLQLLGGGDATGAGRQTNTQATPTLDSLARDLTVIAREDNLDPVIGRSKEIQRVIEVLSRRTKNNPVLIGEPGVGKTAIAEGLAQQIVRNEVPETLRGKRVMTLDMGTVVAGTKYRGEFEDRLKKVMDEIRQAGNVILFIDELHTLIGAGGAEGAIDASNILKPPLARGELQCIGATTLDEYRKYIEKDAALERRFQPIKVDEPTVEESIQILHGLRDRYEAHHRVAITDEALEAAVRLSDRYISDRFLPDKAIDVIDESGSKVRLKSFTTPKNVKEMENNLSDLKKEKDAAVQGQEFEKAASLRDKEQKLKKSLEETKANWQEKQGLDHSEVTEEIVAEVVASWTGIPVAKLAETETNKLLNMEKLLHERVIGQDAAVKAVSLAVRRARAGLKDPKRPIGSFIFLGPTGVGKTELARALAESMFGDEDSMIRIDMSEYMEKFSTARLVGAPPGYVGYEEGGQLTEKVRQKPYSVVLLDEIEKAHPDVFNMLLQVLDDGRLTDSKGRVVDFRNTVIIMTSNIGAQEMKQDKSMGFNVIDPLKDHKAMEHRVLQDLKQAFRPEFINRIDETIVFHSLQEKELKQIVTLLTSQLTKRLAERDIHVKLTEGAKAKIAKDGYDPEYGARPLKRAIQKEVEDMLSEELLRGNIKVGDYVEIGVKDGKLEVRKKDAPKKKTTAKKVKAK; this is translated from the coding sequence ATGATGTTTGGACGATTTACGCAAAGAGCTCAGAAAGTACTCGCGTTGTCACAAGAAGAGGCGATGCGTTTGAATCATAGTAATTTAGGAACAGAACATATTTTATTAGGGCTTGTAAGAGAAGGCGAAGGAATTGCGGCGAAAGCTCTCTATGAACTGGGAATTAGTTCTGAAAAAGTGCAGCAAGAGGTAGAAGGATTAATTGGTCATGGGGAAAAAGCTGTGACAACGATTCAATATACGCCTCGTGCGAAAAAAGTAATTGAACTTTCCATGGATGAGGCTCGTAAATTAGGGCACACTTACGTGGGGACAGAACATATTTTACTTGGGCTTATTCGTGAAGGCGAAGGAGTAGCGGCGCGCGTTTTAAGTAATCTTGGTATTAGTTTGAATAAAGCTCGTCAGCAAGTTCTACAGCTCTTAGGCGGCGGTGATGCTACTGGGGCAGGAAGACAAACTAATACGCAAGCTACACCGACTTTAGATAGTTTGGCACGTGATTTGACAGTTATTGCTCGGGAAGATAATTTGGACCCGGTTATTGGTCGTTCTAAAGAAATCCAACGTGTGATTGAAGTACTTAGTCGCCGGACGAAAAATAACCCGGTACTCATTGGGGAACCAGGTGTTGGTAAAACAGCGATTGCAGAAGGCTTAGCGCAACAAATTGTTCGTAATGAAGTGCCTGAGACCTTACGTGGAAAACGTGTAATGACACTGGATATGGGTACTGTTGTAGCAGGTACAAAATATCGTGGTGAATTTGAAGACCGTTTGAAGAAAGTAATGGATGAAATTCGTCAAGCTGGTAATGTTATTCTATTTATTGATGAATTGCATACTTTAATCGGTGCTGGTGGGGCGGAAGGTGCGATTGATGCATCAAATATCTTGAAGCCACCTCTAGCTCGTGGAGAATTGCAATGTATTGGGGCAACAACGCTGGATGAGTACCGTAAGTACATCGAAAAAGATGCGGCGCTTGAGAGACGTTTCCAACCAATCAAAGTAGATGAACCAACTGTAGAAGAATCTATTCAAATTTTACATGGATTGCGCGATCGTTATGAAGCGCATCACCGTGTTGCAATTACGGATGAAGCGCTTGAGGCTGCTGTTCGTCTATCTGATCGTTACATCTCTGATCGTTTCTTACCCGATAAAGCGATTGATGTAATTGATGAATCTGGTTCTAAAGTACGTTTGAAATCTTTTACAACGCCAAAAAATGTAAAAGAAATGGAAAATAATTTATCTGATTTGAAAAAAGAAAAAGATGCGGCTGTTCAAGGGCAAGAATTTGAAAAAGCAGCGTCATTACGCGATAAAGAACAAAAACTTAAAAAATCATTAGAAGAAACAAAAGCGAATTGGCAAGAAAAGCAAGGGCTTGATCATAGTGAAGTAACAGAAGAGATTGTCGCTGAAGTAGTTGCTAGTTGGACTGGAATTCCAGTTGCGAAACTTGCGGAAACTGAGACAAATAAACTTTTGAATATGGAGAAACTTTTACATGAACGGGTGATTGGACAAGATGCAGCGGTGAAAGCTGTGTCGCTAGCTGTACGACGAGCTCGTGCTGGGCTTAAAGATCCTAAGCGTCCAATTGGTTCCTTTATTTTCCTTGGGCCCACTGGTGTTGGGAAAACGGAACTTGCTCGCGCGCTTGCTGAATCTATGTTTGGCGATGAGGATTCGATGATTCGAATTGATATGTCTGAGTACATGGAGAAATTCTCCACTGCTCGTTTAGTTGGGGCTCCTCCAGGTTATGTAGGCTATGAAGAAGGCGGGCAACTGACAGAAAAAGTTCGTCAAAAACCTTATTCAGTAGTTCTTTTAGATGAAATTGAAAAAGCGCATCCGGATGTATTTAATATGTTGCTACAAGTGCTGGATGATGGTCGTTTGACTGATTCTAAAGGACGGGTAGTTGACTTTAGAAATACAGTTATCATTATGACTTCCAATATTGGGGCTCAAGAAATGAAACAAGATAAATCAATGGGCTTCAATGTAATTGATCCACTTAAAGACCATAAAGCAATGGAACACCGTGTTTTACAAGATTTAAAACAGGCATTCCGTCCAGAGTTTATCAACCGAATTGATGAAACAATTGTATTCCATTCGCTGCAAGAAAAAGAATTGAAACAAATTGTTACACTGCTTACTTCCCAATTAACGAAACGCTTAGCTGAACGCGATATTCATGTGAAATTGACGGAAGGTGCGAAGGCTAAAATTGCCAAAGACGGTTATGATCCAGAATACGGAGCTCGTCCTTTGAAGCGAGCTATTCAAAAAGAAGTAGAAGATATGCTTTCTGAAGAATTGCTCCGTGGCAACATTAAAGTAGGCGATTACGTAGAAATTGGTGTAAAAGATGGCAAGTTGGAAGTTAGAAAAAAAGATGCACCCAAAAAGAAAACAACCGCCAAAAAGGTAAAAGCTAAATAA
- the radA gene encoding DNA repair protein RadA: protein MAKAKRTTKFVCQACGYESAKWMGKCPNCNEWNQMVEALEPSKKSRSAFNHTGEPSKATPITQIESETEKRVETNMPELNRVLGGGVVPGSMVLVGGDPGIGKSTLLLQVSAQLTLTNKKVLYISGEESIKQTKLRAERLQVSGDNLYVYAETNLEAVQETIDFVKPDFVVIDSIQTVYHPDVTSAAGSVSQVRECTAALMRIAKMQNIAIFIVGHVTKEGAIAGPRLLEHMVDTVLYFEGERHHAYRILRAVKNRFGSTNEMGIFEMRDVGLVEVANPSEVFLEERLEGASGSTVVASMEGTRPVLVEIQALVSPTMFGNAKRMATGIDYNKVSLIMAVLEKRVGLMLQNQDAYLKAAGGVKLDEPAVDLAVAVSVASSYRDKPTRSTDCFIGELGLTGEIRRVARIEQRVQEAAKLGFKRIFIPKNNEGTWKIPKDVQVVGVETIGEALKKALPD from the coding sequence ATGGCTAAAGCAAAAAGGACAACCAAATTTGTGTGTCAGGCATGTGGATATGAATCGGCTAAATGGATGGGAAAATGTCCGAATTGCAATGAGTGGAATCAGATGGTAGAAGCTTTGGAGCCATCAAAAAAATCGCGCTCAGCTTTTAATCATACTGGAGAGCCTTCGAAAGCGACTCCAATTACTCAAATAGAAAGTGAAACAGAAAAACGGGTTGAAACAAATATGCCGGAGTTAAATAGAGTCCTCGGTGGTGGTGTGGTTCCAGGATCTATGGTACTTGTCGGGGGCGATCCTGGTATCGGGAAGTCGACATTATTATTACAAGTTTCAGCTCAACTCACGCTCACGAATAAAAAAGTATTATATATCTCAGGAGAAGAATCTATCAAACAAACGAAGCTACGTGCAGAACGTTTGCAAGTTTCGGGAGATAATTTATATGTATATGCAGAAACAAATTTAGAAGCAGTTCAAGAAACGATTGATTTTGTGAAGCCGGATTTTGTAGTCATTGATTCTATTCAGACCGTTTATCACCCGGATGTTACGAGTGCGGCAGGGAGTGTTTCGCAGGTTAGGGAATGTACAGCAGCATTGATGCGAATTGCCAAAATGCAAAACATTGCTATCTTTATTGTTGGGCATGTAACGAAGGAAGGCGCAATTGCGGGACCGCGCCTGCTTGAACATATGGTTGATACAGTACTTTATTTTGAAGGGGAGCGTCATCATGCTTACCGGATTTTGCGTGCAGTGAAAAACCGTTTTGGTTCCACTAACGAAATGGGTATATTTGAAATGCGAGATGTTGGACTTGTTGAAGTTGCTAATCCTTCCGAAGTATTCTTGGAAGAACGTCTTGAAGGCGCTTCGGGCTCAACGGTTGTAGCTTCTATGGAAGGGACTCGTCCAGTTCTTGTGGAAATTCAAGCGCTTGTTTCACCTACGATGTTTGGTAATGCTAAGCGAATGGCGACAGGAATAGACTATAATAAAGTTTCGCTAATTATGGCCGTTTTAGAAAAAAGAGTTGGATTAATGCTGCAAAATCAAGATGCTTATTTGAAAGCAGCGGGTGGGGTTAAACTTGATGAACCTGCAGTGGATTTGGCAGTTGCAGTAAGTGTGGCATCTAGTTATCGTGATAAACCAACGAGAAGCACAGATTGCTTTATCGGAGAACTTGGACTTACAGGTGAAATTCGTCGAGTAGCAAGAATTGAACAACGCGTGCAAGAAGCGGCGAAACTAGGATTTAAACGGATTTTCATACCGAAAAATAATGAAGGTACTTGGAAAATACCAAAAGATGTGCAAGTGGTTGGGGTGGAAACGATTGGAGAAGCTTTGAAGAAGGCTTTACCAGATTGA
- a CDS encoding PIN/TRAM domain-containing protein: MLTWVIRVCFLILGGTTGVFSLPALWVKLGIGHILLINNPYTDALIGALIFYLITFWAVKYVEAALNWLEEKLAKIAIATLVYGGLGLFVGLVIAFFASNALSQTNIPLLNSVVPVILTLVLGYLGFRIGISRRNEFGNFVNNRNAKKKTPEEEKTEEKSKKTYKILDTSVIIDGRIADILTTGFLDGTVVIPLFVLAELQHIADSSDTLKRTRGRRGLDILNRIQKEDAIQVEMYEGDFEDTPEVDSKLVKLAKVMGGIVVTNDYNLNKVCEFQNVPVLNINDLANAVKPVVLPGEKMTVLMVKDGKEHNQGVAYLDDGTMIVVEDGRKFINETIQVEVTSVLQTSAGRMIFAKPS, translated from the coding sequence ATGCTTACATGGGTAATTCGAGTGTGTTTTTTAATTCTAGGTGGGACAACGGGAGTCTTTTCGCTACCAGCATTATGGGTGAAACTTGGAATAGGTCACATTCTGCTAATTAATAATCCTTATACTGATGCTCTGATTGGTGCACTTATATTTTATCTTATTACTTTCTGGGCGGTGAAATATGTAGAAGCCGCACTTAATTGGTTAGAGGAAAAGTTAGCTAAAATTGCTATTGCAACTCTTGTTTATGGAGGACTTGGTTTATTTGTAGGTTTGGTCATTGCATTTTTCGCAAGCAATGCACTAAGTCAAACAAATATTCCACTTTTAAATTCTGTAGTACCAGTTATTTTAACGTTGGTGTTAGGTTATTTAGGGTTCCGTATTGGAATCAGTCGTCGTAATGAATTTGGTAATTTTGTTAATAACAGAAATGCTAAGAAAAAAACACCAGAAGAAGAGAAAACAGAAGAGAAATCTAAGAAAACATATAAAATTTTGGATACGAGCGTAATTATTGATGGTCGTATTGCGGATATTTTGACTACTGGATTTTTAGATGGAACAGTGGTTATTCCACTATTTGTGTTAGCCGAACTTCAGCATATTGCGGATTCATCTGATACGCTTAAACGTACAAGAGGGCGCCGGGGATTGGATATTTTAAATCGAATCCAAAAAGAAGATGCTATTCAAGTGGAAATGTATGAAGGTGATTTTGAAGATACGCCAGAAGTGGACAGTAAACTTGTGAAACTTGCTAAAGTAATGGGCGGTATTGTTGTTACAAATGATTATAATTTAAACAAAGTATGTGAGTTCCAAAATGTACCAGTTTTAAATATTAATGATTTGGCGAATGCTGTAAAACCTGTTGTTTTGCCAGGTGAGAAAATGACTGTTCTTATGGTGAAAGATGGTAAAGAACACAATCAAGGCGTTGCATATTTAGATGATGGAACAATGATTGTTGTAGAAGATGGCCGTAAATTTATTAATGAAACAATTCAAGTGGAAGTAACGAGTGTACTTCAAACATCAGCAGGAAGAATGATTTTTGCTAAACCATCCTGA
- the ispD gene encoding 2-C-methyl-D-erythritol 4-phosphate cytidylyltransferase, translated as MNYELVFLAAGQGKRMNAQKNKMWLELVGEPIFIHALRPFLADNRCSKVIVVCQEEERKHVKELMSQLKVVESRIEIVKGGSERQYSVAAGLERCGTESVVLVHDGARPFITVDIIDRLLIGVKQSKAAICAVKVKDTVKRVVNGVVQETVDRENLWQVQTPQAFELPILRKAHQLAQKEQFLGTDEASLVERLPCPVAIVQGSYYNIKLTTPEDMPLAKAILGELGGIAND; from the coding sequence ATGAATTATGAGTTGGTTTTTTTAGCGGCAGGTCAAGGGAAACGTATGAATGCCCAGAAAAATAAAATGTGGCTAGAGTTAGTTGGTGAACCAATTTTCATTCATGCCTTGCGTCCCTTTTTAGCAGATAATCGTTGTTCAAAAGTGATTGTTGTGTGTCAAGAAGAGGAAAGAAAGCATGTAAAAGAATTAATGAGTCAGCTTAAAGTTGTTGAAAGCCGAATTGAGATTGTGAAGGGCGGAAGTGAGCGCCAATACAGTGTAGCAGCAGGTCTTGAGCGTTGTGGGACGGAGAGCGTTGTCTTAGTGCATGATGGCGCAAGGCCGTTTATCACGGTAGATATTATTGATCGATTATTAATTGGTGTAAAGCAAAGTAAAGCCGCGATTTGTGCAGTAAAAGTAAAAGATACGGTGAAACGAGTGGTAAATGGTGTCGTTCAAGAAACAGTTGACCGTGAAAATCTTTGGCAAGTTCAAACGCCGCAAGCTTTTGAATTACCTATCTTACGAAAAGCGCATCAACTTGCTCAAAAAGAACAGTTTTTAGGAACGGATGAAGCTAGTCTGGTTGAGCGACTTCCTTGTCCTGTTGCTATTGTCCAAGGAAGTTATTATAATATTAAGCTGACAACTCCTGAAGATATGCCGCTCGCAAAGGCGATTTTAGGGGAACTTGGAGGGATAGCAAATGATTAG
- the ispF gene encoding 2-C-methyl-D-erythritol 2,4-cyclodiphosphate synthase: MIRIGQGYDVHKLVYDRELIIGGIKIPYEKGLLGHSDADVLLHAITDAIIGAIGAGDIGHFFPDTDMAFKDADSAELLTEIWRKVEADGFRLGNLDATIIAEKPKMAPYVEQIKLRIAELLHADSAQVNIKATTTEKLGFTGREEGIASLAIVLLEK, from the coding sequence ATGATTAGAATTGGTCAAGGTTATGATGTACATAAACTTGTTTATGACCGAGAGCTGATTATTGGCGGGATTAAAATTCCTTATGAGAAAGGGTTACTAGGTCACAGTGATGCGGATGTACTTCTGCACGCTATTACTGATGCTATCATAGGTGCAATTGGCGCTGGTGATATTGGTCATTTTTTCCCGGATACAGATATGGCTTTTAAAGACGCGGATTCAGCTGAGTTACTTACAGAAATTTGGCGGAAGGTAGAGGCGGATGGTTTTCGTCTTGGGAATCTAGATGCTACTATTATTGCTGAAAAGCCAAAAATGGCACCGTATGTTGAGCAAATAAAGCTTCGAATTGCGGAGTTGCTACATGCGGATTCAGCCCAAGTGAATATTAAGGCGACTACGACAGAGAAATTAGGATTTACTGGTCGAGAAGAAGGCATCGCAAGTCTAGCTATTGTCTTACTTGAAAAATAA
- the gltX gene encoding glutamate--tRNA ligase, which translates to MSETKRVRVRYAPSPTGFLHIGNARTALFNYLFARHNDGDFIIRIEDTDAKRNIADGEESQMTNLKWLGMDWDEGVDVPGKYGPYRQSERQSIYEPLIQQLLDEGLAYKCYCTEEELDAEREKQKANGEMPRYSGKCRHLTKEQQAEKEAQGFKPSIRFKVPANETITFNDMVKDDVSFESNGIGDFVIAKKDGIPTYNFAVAVDDHLMEISHVLRGDDHISNTPKQILIYNAFGWEPPIFGHMTLIVNESRRKLSKRDGSIIQFIEQYRDLGYLPEALFNFIAMLGWSPEGEEEIFSKEEFIKMFDPKRLSKSPALFDNVKLTWVNNQYVKKLPLNDVVELSLPHLQKAGVVSAELDQAELDWVHKLVSLYHEQMSYGAEIVPLSEMFFADAESITFDEEETAVLAEETVPTVISAFKKELEALEVLEAAEVKAAIKRVQKETGVKGKGLFMPIRIVTTGEMHGPELPLAIEVLGREKVLNRLDTWLKNN; encoded by the coding sequence GTGAGTGAAACAAAACGAGTACGTGTACGTTATGCACCAAGTCCAACTGGATTTTTGCATATTGGAAATGCGCGTACTGCCTTATTTAACTATTTATTTGCAAGACATAATGATGGAGATTTTATCATTAGAATTGAAGATACAGACGCTAAACGTAACATAGCCGACGGTGAAGAAAGCCAAATGACAAATTTAAAATGGCTAGGTATGGACTGGGATGAAGGCGTGGATGTTCCCGGAAAATACGGACCTTACCGTCAGTCGGAACGTCAATCCATTTATGAACCGTTAATTCAACAACTTTTGGATGAAGGTTTGGCTTATAAATGTTATTGTACGGAAGAAGAGCTGGATGCTGAACGTGAAAAACAAAAAGCAAATGGTGAAATGCCTCGTTATAGTGGGAAATGTCGTCATTTAACAAAAGAACAACAAGCGGAGAAAGAAGCGCAGGGTTTTAAACCGAGTATTCGTTTCAAAGTGCCAGCAAATGAAACAATTACTTTCAACGATATGGTGAAAGACGATGTTTCGTTTGAATCAAATGGAATAGGCGATTTTGTTATTGCGAAAAAAGACGGAATTCCGACTTATAACTTTGCCGTAGCAGTGGACGACCATTTGATGGAAATCTCCCATGTTCTTCGCGGAGACGACCATATTTCGAATACGCCTAAACAAATTTTGATTTATAATGCATTCGGCTGGGAGCCGCCGATTTTTGGTCATATGACGCTTATTGTGAATGAAAGCAGACGTAAATTAAGTAAACGTGATGGCTCGATTATTCAATTTATCGAACAATATCGCGATTTAGGATATTTACCAGAAGCATTATTTAACTTCATTGCTATGCTTGGTTGGTCTCCAGAAGGTGAAGAAGAAATTTTCTCTAAAGAAGAATTCATTAAAATGTTTGATCCAAAACGTTTATCTAAATCACCTGCGCTGTTTGATAATGTTAAATTAACATGGGTGAATAACCAATATGTGAAAAAATTACCGCTAAATGATGTAGTAGAGCTTTCGTTACCGCATTTACAAAAAGCAGGTGTTGTATCTGCTGAGCTAGATCAAGCTGAACTTGATTGGGTGCACAAATTGGTGTCACTTTATCATGAGCAAATGAGCTATGGTGCGGAAATTGTGCCACTTTCAGAAATGTTCTTTGCGGATGCAGAGTCAATTACGTTTGATGAAGAAGAGACAGCGGTGCTTGCGGAAGAAACAGTTCCAACCGTTATTTCGGCTTTCAAAAAAGAACTAGAAGCACTAGAAGTTCTTGAAGCTGCGGAAGTAAAAGCGGCAATCAAGCGTGTTCAAAAAGAAACGGGCGTAAAGGGTAAAGGGTTATTTATGCCAATTCGTATTGTAACGACGGGTGAAATGCATGGTCCTGAATTGCCACTTGCAATCGAAGTTCTTGGTCGTGAAAAAGTGCTTAATCGTTTGGATACATGGTTGAAAAATAATTGA
- the epsC gene encoding serine O-acetyltransferase EpsC, whose protein sequence is MPTRLKEDIATIIKNDPATKSFFDAFLTNPGLHALWWHRVANFFYRHKMVLFGKVLSQTARFWTNIEIHPGATIGRRLFIDHGAGIVIGETAEIGDDVTIFHGVTLGGTGKDCGKRHPTVGDGALVSAGAKVLGPVEIGAGARVGAGAVVLKDVPPGATVVGIPAKVVRLNGRTVGHAVPKMDELTLRIAELENIVEKLLKEKE, encoded by the coding sequence ATGCCAACTCGCTTAAAAGAAGATATTGCAACAATTATAAAGAATGACCCTGCGACGAAGAGCTTTTTTGATGCTTTTTTAACGAATCCGGGATTGCACGCACTTTGGTGGCATCGTGTGGCGAACTTTTTTTATCGTCATAAAATGGTTTTGTTTGGAAAAGTATTATCGCAGACCGCTCGTTTCTGGACTAATATAGAGATTCATCCAGGCGCAACTATTGGTAGAAGGCTTTTTATTGATCATGGTGCAGGAATTGTTATTGGTGAGACGGCAGAAATCGGTGATGATGTAACGATATTCCACGGAGTTACGCTAGGTGGAACTGGGAAAGATTGCGGAAAACGCCATCCAACTGTTGGTGACGGGGCGCTCGTTTCGGCAGGCGCAAAAGTACTTGGACCGGTAGAAATCGGGGCAGGGGCGCGTGTTGGAGCAGGAGCTGTCGTTTTAAAAGATGTACCTCCAGGCGCGACGGTTGTCGGGATTCCTGCTAAGGTTGTTCGTTTGAATGGTCGCACGGTAGGTCACGCGGTTCCTAAAATGGATGAACTGACGTTACGAATTGCGGAATTAGAAAATATAGTAGAAAAACTTTTGAAGGAAAAGGAGTAG